The following proteins are co-located in the Flavobacteriales bacterium genome:
- a CDS encoding T9SS type A sorting domain-containing protein translates to MKKIYFLISMLTIGMLAHAQNKDNILRNPSMIPVTFHGETVPLRDYVEDPNAVNEITKTEKPGYHPKDDWILNPKVNPLAKPDGDDPAWQQSYARPRPENGRSLSYNFEGVGNTNVSPADPVVDVGPNHVIQMINGGSGSYFKIWSKTGTVLQNATYLDNYMGFSGGAGDPIVIYDGLADRWLMSEFASSGNVLHVAISTTADPMGSWYTYSYNAQSFPDYPKYSIWNDAYIVTTNESPSAVYALNRTQMLSGSSGTAQRFTIPNFGTIGFQSAAPVNLDGSTAPPSGTPAMVMRMRDDAWSGAATDALEIWEFDIDWNNANNTSLTQVATLNTQAFDTDLCGYTSFSCIDQPGSSTNLDPLREVLMNRVHYRNFGTHESIVCCHATDVNGNDRAGVRWYELRRTNGTSGSWSIYQQGTYSPDAASRWMASIGISASGNIGLAYSVSSSSIYPSLRYTGRKACDPLNSMTEPETTIIAGTSPNNSNRWGDYHGMGTDPSNGETFWFTGAYGTGNAWSTRVAAFDLPNCSPSVMFAVSDENVNEGDGTQANGCLPYQDVVISMSIASAPSQNATITVNVTGGTATQGVDYDLLTTNLTLNSGNLTDDVTIRVYNDDYVEGDETILLGYSLNANNGNATQGSINQSVTVTINDDDQDPLSIQGTQVLLSEDFESGLGTFTTTNPSGDTPWQVGNETQAQSQAYDIPSSNTTNYAYVNDDNCDCNMSAVYLDFPTLDFSNLNSAQVTFDTYFESNTYQNVTETAGLYVSVNQGTYTLVGSLVASVVDGSWVTQQYSLNAYVGQSDVRLRVKYNDGGGWLYGCTVDNVEVTGESSIDIQTAVNTNNGDDAKLGPNGTVYFYDPTTGNVMASIENTSSWDYGCVSLEVDRDGSNPSAVVFNSSATADFLHSKTFSIVPENNNPNGTYNLTLYYKEAEVAAWESATGNSRNSAEIIKVANNHISDVTPANFTSYSIGNAAATVGAFNSDVTFTSSFNTGFSGFGVGILNTTVTSVDEVLTDVNVYPNPNDGSFTISGLEKGTSYHVFNSVGKLIIGEQIVVENQRVRLPNAAPGSYFLVAEKDGKLGKVQFIVTD, encoded by the coding sequence ATGAAAAAGATCTACTTCCTGATCAGTATGCTGACCATTGGCATGCTGGCCCATGCACAGAACAAAGACAATATTCTACGGAATCCTTCCATGATCCCGGTAACCTTCCACGGAGAAACGGTTCCGCTTCGCGATTACGTGGAAGACCCGAATGCGGTGAATGAGATCACCAAGACAGAGAAACCCGGTTATCATCCGAAAGATGATTGGATCCTGAATCCGAAAGTGAACCCATTGGCAAAGCCAGATGGCGATGACCCGGCATGGCAGCAGAGCTATGCGCGACCACGGCCGGAGAACGGACGGTCGTTATCGTACAATTTTGAAGGTGTTGGCAACACAAACGTCAGCCCGGCCGACCCCGTGGTGGATGTGGGTCCCAACCACGTTATTCAGATGATCAACGGTGGTTCAGGTTCCTATTTCAAGATATGGAGCAAGACTGGAACGGTGCTTCAGAACGCCACCTACCTCGATAATTACATGGGGTTCAGTGGCGGAGCCGGAGATCCGATCGTGATCTATGACGGATTGGCCGACCGTTGGCTGATGAGCGAATTTGCAAGCAGCGGAAATGTGCTGCACGTGGCCATTTCAACCACGGCCGACCCGATGGGCAGTTGGTACACTTACTCTTACAACGCTCAGAGTTTTCCTGATTATCCGAAATATTCCATCTGGAACGATGCCTATATCGTGACCACCAACGAAAGCCCATCTGCGGTGTATGCGCTGAACAGAACGCAGATGCTTTCCGGCTCATCCGGAACAGCACAGCGGTTCACCATTCCCAACTTCGGTACCATCGGTTTCCAATCGGCAGCACCGGTAAACCTCGATGGCAGCACAGCACCACCAAGCGGAACTCCGGCCATGGTTATGCGCATGCGCGATGATGCTTGGAGCGGAGCCGCAACAGATGCATTGGAGATATGGGAGTTCGACATCGATTGGAACAACGCCAACAACACTTCTTTGACTCAGGTAGCTACGCTGAACACGCAGGCATTTGACACCGATCTGTGCGGTTACACGTCTTTTTCCTGTATCGATCAGCCCGGTTCCAGCACCAACTTGGATCCGCTTCGCGAAGTGTTGATGAACCGCGTGCATTACCGCAATTTCGGTACGCATGAGTCTATTGTTTGCTGCCACGCAACAGATGTGAACGGCAACGACCGCGCTGGCGTGCGTTGGTATGAGTTGCGCAGGACCAACGGAACTTCCGGTTCTTGGAGCATCTATCAGCAAGGAACATACTCGCCCGATGCCGCAAGTCGTTGGATGGCCTCCATCGGTATTTCCGCTTCTGGAAACATCGGATTGGCGTACAGCGTCAGCAGCAGTTCAATTTATCCTTCGTTGCGCTACACGGGAAGAAAGGCCTGTGATCCGCTCAACTCCATGACCGAGCCGGAAACCACCATCATTGCAGGAACTTCACCGAACAACTCAAACCGTTGGGGCGACTATCACGGAATGGGAACGGATCCTTCCAATGGCGAAACCTTTTGGTTTACAGGAGCTTACGGAACTGGAAATGCGTGGAGCACACGTGTGGCCGCGTTCGATCTGCCAAACTGTTCGCCATCGGTCATGTTCGCTGTTTCGGATGAGAATGTGAACGAAGGTGATGGCACGCAGGCCAACGGTTGCTTGCCTTATCAGGATGTGGTCATCTCCATGAGCATCGCTTCGGCTCCTTCGCAGAATGCAACTATTACCGTAAACGTTACCGGTGGTACGGCCACCCAAGGTGTTGATTACGACCTTCTAACCACCAATCTCACGCTGAACAGCGGTAACCTAACGGACGATGTAACCATACGTGTTTACAATGACGATTACGTGGAAGGGGATGAGACCATTCTTCTTGGTTATTCGCTCAACGCGAACAATGGAAACGCCACGCAGGGAAGCATCAATCAGAGCGTGACGGTTACGATCAATGATGATGATCAGGATCCGCTTTCTATTCAAGGAACACAGGTTTTGCTTTCAGAGGATTTTGAGAGTGGCTTGGGAACATTTACAACCACCAACCCATCGGGCGACACGCCTTGGCAGGTTGGAAATGAGACGCAGGCACAGTCGCAGGCTTACGATATTCCATCATCCAACACTACCAACTACGCTTACGTGAACGATGACAACTGTGATTGCAATATGAGCGCGGTGTACCTTGATTTCCCAACCTTGGATTTCAGCAACCTGAACAGCGCTCAGGTAACGTTCGATACGTACTTCGAATCGAACACCTACCAGAACGTGACCGAAACAGCCGGACTTTACGTTTCTGTAAACCAAGGTACTTATACACTTGTGGGTTCATTGGTCGCCTCGGTCGTTGACGGTTCGTGGGTAACGCAGCAGTATTCGCTCAATGCATACGTAGGCCAAAGCGATGTGCGGCTTCGCGTGAAGTACAATGATGGCGGTGGTTGGCTCTATGGATGCACGGTGGATAACGTGGAAGTGACCGGAGAATCCAGCATCGACATTCAAACTGCCGTGAATACGAACAATGGTGATGATGCCAAACTCGGCCCAAATGGAACGGTCTATTTCTACGATCCCACCACCGGAAATGTGATGGCTTCCATCGAAAACACCAGTTCGTGGGATTACGGTTGTGTGAGTTTGGAAGTGGACCGTGATGGTTCGAATCCTTCGGCAGTCGTATTCAATTCCAGCGCTACGGCAGATTTTCTTCATTCCAAAACGTTCTCCATTGTTCCTGAAAACAACAACCCGAACGGAACATACAACCTCACGCTCTATTACAAGGAAGCGGAGGTTGCAGCCTGGGAAAGTGCCACCGGAAATAGCCGGAACAGTGCCGAGATCATCAAAGTGGCGAACAACCACATCAGCGATGTAACCCCAGCCAACTTCACGTCCTATTCCATCGGAAATGCCGCAGCCACCGTTGGCGCATTCAATTCGGACGTTACGTTCACATCCAGTTTCAATACCGGATTCTCAGGCTTCGGTGTGGGAATTCTGAACACAACCGTTACAAGTGTGGATGAAGTGCTGACTGATGTGAATGTGTACCCGAACCCGAACGATGGTTCGTTCACCATTTCAGGATTGGAGAAGGGAACGAGCTATCATGTGTTCAACAGCGTAGGAAAACTGATTATCGGTGAGCAGATCGTGGTGGAGAACCAACGCGTGCGTTTGCCCAATGCTGCTCCGGGTTCCTATTTCCTGGTAGCAGAGAAAGACGGAAAACTGGGCAAGGTTCAGTTTATAGTTACTGATTGA
- a CDS encoding antibiotic biosynthesis monooxygenase → MFTKTPKPPYYTVIFTSQRTTLDDGYSELNDELYAEAQKLEGYYGAETLRDASGYGVAVLYWRSMEDVQEWAKYQKHIRAKQLGKQKWYEGYRVRIAKVEREYGMG, encoded by the coding sequence ATGTTCACCAAAACTCCCAAACCTCCTTATTACACGGTCATTTTTACCTCGCAGCGGACAACGTTGGACGATGGCTATTCGGAACTGAATGATGAGTTGTATGCGGAAGCTCAGAAATTGGAGGGTTATTATGGCGCGGAAACCTTGCGTGATGCCAGCGGTTATGGCGTTGCGGTTCTATACTGGCGAAGCATGGAAGACGTTCAGGAATGGGCCAAGTACCAGAAACATATTCGCGCCAAGCAACTGGGAAAACAGAAATGGTATGAAGGTTACCGTGTTCGGATTGCCAAAGTGGAGCGCGAATATGGAATGGGGTAG